Sequence from the Deltaproteobacteria bacterium IMCC39524 genome:
CCGGGATCAGCAGCAAGCCACCGCGACTGGCGGTTTCGTTGACAATGCGTTCCAATTCCTTCTCTGAGTCGGGATAAGCCGGATGTTGCCGGTTGCCGTAGGTGCTCTCCATGATCAGGATATCGCAACCGTCGCTTATTGGCACGGGGTCACGAATGATGGGGATGTCCGGCCGGCCGATATCTCCGCTGAAGACCAGACGGCGGTTCTGGCCGGTCACCTGATCGTCGATGTCAAGGAGGACATGGGCGCTGCCTAGCATGTGGCCGGCATCGATCAAGGTGAGGTGAATGCCGGGAAAGAGCTGGTGGCGACGGTTGTAGCTTAAACCGACGAATTGCTCCATCGCCTTACCCACATCGGCCTTTCTATAGAGAGGCTCAAAAAGGCGCTGACCTTTCTTCTTCCTCCGGCGATTGACGAACTCCACGTCATTTTCCTGAATAAAGGCGCTGTCCATGAGCATAACGGCACACAGGTCGCGGGTGGCCGAGGTGCAGAAAATGTCACCGCTGAAACCATCCTTGACCAGCCGCGGGATGCGTCCTGAGTGGTCAATGTGGGCATGGGATAGCACCAGGCAATCGACACTCTCGCCCGAACACAATTCCTTGCGGTTACGCTCGAAGGCTTCCTTTCGTTTGCCCTGAAACAGACCACAGTCCAACATGATGGTTTTGTCGTTCACTTCGATAAGGTGCTGGGATCCGGTAACGGTACGGGCGGCGCCATGGAAAGTGATTTTCATGTTACAGTCCTTTCCCGAAGATTAAACTTGTGGTTTGTGAGTTAGTCGTTCATCCCGTTTGAGATCGAATGCCATAATCTTATGATGACAAACCTCAACATTTTGTCAAAATATCAACGTTTCATATTGCCTGGATTACAAAAAGGCCACCCGTTTCCAGGTGGCCTTTATTGTTTGGCTAAGGTGCCTCTCAAATGTCTCTATCAATAAGAAGCCGTTTCTTTTCTCTCACAAGTCGTGACGTATAAGAAAAGCTAAAGGTACGAACCTGAGGATGTTGCTTCTATGGCAGGTCAGGCAATCGTTGAGGGCCTCAGTTATGGTTTTTACAGCAACCCCGAGAATAGAATTGAAGTAAAAACCAGTACGGCAGCGATAAGTAGAAGCTCTTGCATCAACTTCATCACCAAGCCCTTTCCAGATGGAGCCTCCAACATGCAACCTCGACGATCTACCCCCTCGTATACTCGAGAACGGCTATGCCTGCGAATCTTATCACGGCCAACAATAGCCCAGCCCTCTGCGCGCAAGATACCAGACACCAACTTTCTATCTAGCATGCGGTCTAGCAGCTGCGGTTTAATCATGCCCAACCTGCCATCAGCATACATAACCCGTATTAGCATGCGACACCTCTCCTTTTGTCTCAGGTTTGAATCTGAAGAATTAAACCAAAAAACCGCTACTCAACAATAAGCTGAGACAGCGGTTTTTTAACATAAAGTAGGGTTCTGCGAGTCTAAGGACCATTCAGTTTCCCCAGCTAAATAATTTGAATAAGACAGTTTCAATTTACATTAAAATGGCAGAAATGTAAAATTTTTACTGCGAGGGCAAGAAAGCTCCCTATCCTAAAATGGGTTTGTTTTGAGAGATTTAAAGGATCGGGCTTTAATTTTCCAAGCTATCAGGAACTCCTGTGTGAGCTAAAATATAGTCCCATATACAGGCTCTGGTTTTTTCATTTAAATTGATGAAACTTACGCCCATCGTGATGCTGTTTTGTTCCTCATCAGTCTTGTTTTTGTCAATCCAAGCGATTTTCGCAGCTATAGATAAGGGTTCCGCATCATCTGGCAAGGCTAATCGCAATTGAACTTCCGAGCCCTTCTGAGGAAATCCATGCAGCCTCTTCGGTTTTATGGAGGCACCCTTGGTACATAAATTTAATAAACTCCCGTTCGTTACATTCCCTTCCCATTCGAGGTCTAAAGGTAACTCTTGAGAGATTTTCAGTCGGTAATTTCCTCTTGAAGCTTCCAATAGTTCCCGAAGGGCGGCATAGTTTTGATTCAGGCTCTTTTGGGCAGCCGTGGATGAGACATCACTCTTCCCCAGAGACAACTT
This genomic interval carries:
- a CDS encoding MBL fold metallo-hydrolase, whose protein sequence is MKITFHGAARTVTGSQHLIEVNDKTIMLDCGLFQGKRKEAFERNRKELCSGESVDCLVLSHAHIDHSGRIPRLVKDGFSGDIFCTSATRDLCAVMLMDSAFIQENDVEFVNRRRKKKGQRLFEPLYRKADVGKAMEQFVGLSYNRRHQLFPGIHLTLIDAGHMLGSAHVLLDIDDQVTGQNRRLVFSGDIGRPDIPIIRDPVPISDGCDILIMESTYGNRQHPAYPDSEKELERIVNETASRGGLLLIPAFAVGRTQQLVYAFHRLHSEGAIPDLPIFVDSPLATRTTEIFRLHPEVYDAEIREFLLTDDDNNPFGFGRLQYTQTVEQSKALNNLKFPAIIISCSGMLEGGRILHHLRNRIGDPRNTILFTSWQAPNTLGRHIVEKEKTVRIYGEEYTVRAKLEILTGFSGHADRDGLIDFVRAMQCKPQHTFIVHGEEESSESLANDLRNELDLENVVIPEPFQTCEV
- a CDS encoding PilZ domain-containing protein, translating into MLQMKCPECDGIISSSLLVELGSITCSQCKKNVIVKDVFVTTEAFTMYRDTLLDRIRHYRTLLKEIEREKLSLGKSDVSSTAAQKSLNQNYAALRELLEASRGNYRLKISQELPLDLEWEGNVTNGSLLNLCTKGASIKPKRLHGFPQKGSEVQLRLALPDDAEPLSIAAKIAWIDKNKTDEEQNSITMGVSFINLNEKTRACIWDYILAHTGVPDSLEN